In Gemmatimonadales bacterium, the following are encoded in one genomic region:
- a CDS encoding nitronate monooxygenase, translating to MVTLTTPFTQQAGIEVPLVCGAMYPCTNPELVAAVSEAGGIGVVQPLSMVYVHGHDLREGLRLIRRHTAKPIGMNVLIERSSRTYLERMRRWLDVALEEGVRFFVTSLGKPRWVVERVAAAGGVVYHDVTERKWAERALESGVHGLIAVNDRAGGHAGPRSAEALIEELGDLGRPVICAGGVGDERAFVAALRLGYAGVQMGTRFIATDECRVHPDYKRRIVVAGEDDIVLTERVTGVPLAVIRTPYVERVGTRAGPLARWMLRGRRTKYLMRTIYALRYVWKLKRAALGGGSSRDYWQAGKSVAGITRIEPAGEIVRRFAAAAREAATAV from the coding sequence ATGGTGACTCTTACGACGCCGTTCACGCAACAGGCCGGCATCGAGGTGCCGCTGGTCTGCGGCGCGATGTACCCCTGCACCAACCCGGAGCTGGTGGCCGCCGTCTCCGAGGCCGGCGGCATCGGCGTCGTGCAGCCGCTCTCGATGGTCTACGTCCACGGCCACGATCTGCGCGAGGGCCTGCGGCTCATCCGCCGGCACACCGCGAAGCCCATCGGCATGAACGTCCTGATCGAGCGGTCGTCGCGCACCTACCTGGAGCGGATGCGGCGCTGGCTCGACGTCGCGCTCGAGGAAGGGGTGCGTTTCTTCGTGACCTCGCTGGGCAAGCCGCGCTGGGTCGTCGAGCGCGTGGCCGCCGCGGGCGGCGTGGTCTACCACGACGTGACCGAACGGAAGTGGGCGGAGCGGGCGCTCGAGAGCGGCGTGCACGGGCTCATCGCCGTGAACGACCGCGCCGGCGGCCACGCGGGGCCGAGGAGCGCCGAGGCGCTGATCGAGGAGCTGGGCGACCTCGGCCGCCCGGTGATCTGCGCCGGCGGCGTGGGGGACGAGCGGGCGTTCGTGGCCGCGCTCAGGCTGGGCTACGCCGGCGTGCAGATGGGGACCCGGTTCATCGCGACCGACGAGTGCCGCGTGCACCCGGACTACAAGCGGCGGATCGTGGTGGCGGGCGAGGACGACATCGTCCTCACGGAGCGCGTGACCGGCGTCCCGCTGGCGGTGATCCGGACGCCGTACGTGGAGCGCGTGGGCACCCGGGCCGGGCCGCTGGCGCGGTGGATGCTGCGCGGCCGGCGCACCAAGTACCTGATGCGGACGATCTACGCCCTGCGCTACGTGTGGAAGCTCAAGCGCGCCGCCCTGGGCGGCGGGTCGTCGCGGGACTACTGGCAGGCGGGCAAGTCGGTCGCGGGCATCACGCGGATCGAGCCCGCGGGCGAGATCGTGCGGCGGTTCGCCGCGGCCGCGCGCGAGGCCGCGACCGCAGTCTAG